From Acanthopagrus latus isolate v.2019 chromosome 22, fAcaLat1.1, whole genome shotgun sequence, the proteins below share one genomic window:
- the knl1 gene encoding kinetochore scaffold 1 isoform X3, whose protein sequence is MEPLDPPRNDESSGFSKRRISSILKAPRKSIIFPDPVQQERVVECAKPVEKRNSRRVSFAPANDVLLFSNDVKNASPVRSPLQDLTPFAAAATQNRVQVVVTEDGIQQITGMETLLNAPLHASQQRDTVNFGLGNDFGEKTVMFSTDDAFMDMTQSHTINIANDADILADISIQNFDILPTSRDKTVMFSADDGSMDMTLSHTMSKASGLVSLPTSRNMDLGAENSKISSSVPCLDAGFEDFLASLFKPNGPSVNPAGTTTTETNSSLAQIKTQQSDVDKENQAPTSVSAVMGKSPNISRKTDELSYGSALCPTDDMDLTEAQTGHIQGFADDDGPFQCHLPMQEAYSQPDSRMSQTAVSKQTHSSGMLASFNPKGITSLTNPSLHASHQRHKVNLATKDDCIEKTIVFTAGNEFMDMTQSHTVNIDSGSLAPPKQNCISGKVDNASALMGRKHETCGLPGSSANCLDQGFKHFISGLSKTSTTSSNPVNARMVPPAAAFAKGTVDTNSLLSQPKTDVGKENRSLNTARSFGELLTAGTICPENDVSMDMTEAQTGRIEGFFSSEDLFQSIPTDMYPTAEMTSEPNNSEAFGSSKHTGVETSLKPSLKTKLQRHQVKFDAEDDYREKTVRFSADDACMDVTQSHTVNIATDLELHSCKNVDLQPDSGEKTVRFTANDAAMDVTQSHTVNIVTDFDPRLHQNLDLVPAYGERTVRFTANDAAMDVTQSHTVNIVTGLEPQSHQNVDLVPVYGEKTVRFTANDAAMDVTQSHTVNIVTDFNPQSHQNVDPVPACGEKTVRFTANDAAMDVTRSHTINISTELDPRSHKNLDFLLPCGEKTLRFTANDAAMDVTQCHTVNIVTDFDPQLHPNRSTLHAREEKTVRFTANDGAMDVTQSHTVNIASNSVSNSVLPHRDSNILSASENVDFSLSVKKRESETRRPRRNQSSSAQTLDPGFKNSLSRMSGPWANPLITKAVARDALTPPETEDANGKKQKCEVHTENDAPSSASAVLQSPKDKTMTRDDLSMAMTEAHTGHDIGQTCTDESPQCLSSTQDLSVNSDHLNKTEMAAPQRNGALGSSSPEGVEITTHSYSLDLNETDNGKKAEPTDQSCSPSAIHHDDDGDTVPSQKSRRKSFADLHSKIRRLSHMINTVPETIAMESCTASLPQPEHNQDKTQSRPVMEPELEMGSADTEEDAQDQCVLEEEQPSTTSTTPFNLKTKQLISRLSVGGFKPKLPQRSKPDEPNKVNSVGERTRTVTVNVTNQLNNFDDDVSDIYDEELGSIEDMSEILDTKSPRRAQEKVSPSKELYVDGPLEDNVFEEELIRDVQGQKRPLPVDENDTETEKRMRGSSETATYELETQSHPVECDSNITTASCVNTQTTDDSSSSHTATIKCEATFESTFRQSLFESQLEDYASDMQRKVDDGTITVLEFFKLFNIDFVIHNPRQSVLPGRLLSDSDRTSMDLLKERHINRPKQVVYQTDVLNLTEKVEGLKERMRDLDRPLKLVNGPLWEEIRNSSEKELKSFGAKLKERNNLFRKMSKIQSHEMKEVLYSNLVQANLEEQQRLRGTIDEADEMIKSLDDCIRELETVAAVEEKGVDNKLSLKSLQEEMQKVTEALVNNEREITELEMQKKQNSNKRNRLKAETMNLERHITALHLVNEWKFAEKKDQCTVYTFLHETFHLQLVFEKSNGNEADNQSDRKISHITFKHQLDDEKSQGHACLVHKLLSQYIDGKSDWVEKYPTSRHVPKLLHDVGLVVGRCRLLGEELRLLNMWGGLRLDILDLSCVDTQVHIIFSSLKKLSKFEVIFSVSLTDHLCVLQVQNFKNMIGGTTIQQIEEVVSSFTPGKNQLTKIVKKIHQDLLC, encoded by the exons ATGGAGCCTCTTGATCCTCCCAGGAATGA TGAAAGCAGTGGATTCTCCAAGAGGCGCATTTCTTCA attttaaaagcaCCTCGGAAATCGATCATATTCCCTGACCCAGTACAACAGGAGCGTGTG GTGGAGTGTGCCAAACCAGTGGAAAAGAGGAATTCCAGAAGAGTCAGCTTTGCCCCTGCCAACGATGTTCTCCTGTTCTCAAA CGATGTGAAAAATGCCTCTCCTGTCCGAAGTCCTTTACAGGATTTAACACCGTTCG cagctgcagccacacaaaATAG GGTCCAGGTGGTGGTCACTGAAGATGGGATTCAACAAATTACAG GAATGGAAACCCTCTTGAATGCTCCTCTGCATGCTTCTCAACAAAGGGATACG GTCAACTTTGGTCTTGGGAATGACTTTGGGGAGAAGACAGTGATGTTTTCGACTGATGATGCATTCATGGACATGACCCAAAGTCACACTATAAACATTGCCAATGATGCAGACATACTCGCAGACATTTCCATTcaaaactttgacattttaccCACTAGCAGAGACAAAACAGTGATGTTCTCTGCAGATGATGGATCCATGGATATGACCTTAAGTCATACTATGAGCAAGGCAAGTGGGTTAGTATCACTTCCCACTAGCAGAAACATGGATTTAGgtgcagaaaacagcaaaatatcTTCGTCAGTGCCTTGTTTGGATGCTGGATTTGAAGACTTCCTCGCCAGCCTCTTTAAACCAAATGGCCCAAGTGTTAATCCTGCAGGAACAACCACTACGGAAACAAACAGCTCGCTGGCCCAGATTAAAACGCAACAATCCGATGTGGATAAAGAGAATCAGGCCCcaacatctgtttctgctgtgatgGGGAAGTCACCCAACATATCCAGGAAGACTGATGAATTATCTTATGGAAGTGCCCTCTGTCCAACGGATGACATGGATTTGACTGAAGCGCAGACAGGCCATATTCAGGGATttgctgatgatgatggtcCCTTTCAGTGTCATCTTCCCATGCAAGAAGCGTACTCCCAGCCTGACAGCAGAATGTCACAGACAGCAGTGTCCAAACAAACGCATAGCAGTGGAATGCTGGCATCATTCAACCCTAAAG GTATCACATCCTTGACGAATCCTTCTCTACACGCTTCTCATCAAAGACACAAG GTCAACCTTGCGACAAAAGATGACTGCATAGAGAAAACAATAGTGTTCACTGCAGGTAATGAGTTCATGGACATGACTCAGAGTCACACGGTGAACATTGACAGTGGTTCATTAGCTCCTCCAAAGCAAAATTGCATCAGTGGAAAAGTGGACAATGCTTCAGCGCTGATggggagaaaacatgaaacttgtGGTTTGCCTGGCTCATCAGCAAATTGTTTGGATCAAGGATTTAAACACTTCATTTCAGGTCTCTCCAAAACAAGTACCACCAGTAGTAACCCTGTGAATGCCAGAATggttcctcctgctgcagcattcGCAAAGGGAACTGTCGACACAAACAGCCTCCTGTCACAGCCTAAAACTGATGTTGGTAAAGAAAATCGATCACTGAATACAGCCAGGAGCTTTGGAGAGCTGTTAACTGCGGGTACAATCTGTCCTGAAAATGATGTCAGCATGGATATGACTGAGGCTCAGACAGGCCGGATTGAAGGATTCTTTAGCTCAGAGGATCTTTTTCAGTCTATTCCCACAGACATGTACCCCACAGCAGAGATGACCTCAGAGCCAAATAACAGTGAAGCATTTGGATCATCTAAACATACAG GTGTGGAAACCTCACTGAAGCCATCCTTAAAGACAAAGTTACAAAGACATCAG GTTAAATTTGATGCTGAAGATGactacagagagaaaacagtcagGTTTTCTGCAGATGATGCATGTATGGATGTGACACAAagtcacactgtaaacattgCCACTGATTTAGAACTGCATTCATGCAAAAATGTGGACTTGCAACCTGACTCTGGAGAGAAGACAGTGAGGTTCACTGCAAATGATGCCGCAATGGATGTGACACAAAGTCATACTGTAAACATCGTCACTGATTTTGACCCACGTTTACATCAAAACTTGGACCTTGTGCCTGCTTATGGTGAGAGGACAGTAAGATTTACTGCAAATGATGCTGCAATGGATGTGACACAAagtcacactgtaaacattgtCACTGGTCTTGAACCACAGTCACATCAAAACGTGGACCTTGTGCCTGTTTATGGAGAGAAGACAGTGAGGTTCACAGCAAATGATGCTGCAATGGATGTGACACAAAGTCACACTGTAAACATCGTCACTGATTTCAACCCACAATCACATCAAAATGTGGACCCTGTACCTGCTTGTGGAGAAAAGACAGTGAGATTTACTGCAAATGATGCAGCCATGGATGTGACGAGAAGTCACACAATCAACATTTCCACTGAATTAGATCCAAGGTCACATAAAAATCTGGACTTTCTACTGCCttgtggagaaaaaacattGAGGTTCACTGCTAATGATGCAGCCATGGATGTGACGCAATGTCACACTGTAAATATTGTCACTGACTTCGACCCACAGTTGCATCCCAATCGCAGCACGTTGCATGCTcgtgaagagaaaacagtgagGTTCACTGCAAACGATGGAGCTATGGATGTGACACAAAGTCACACTGTAAATATTGCCAGCAATTCAGTGTCCAATTCAGTTCTTCCACACAGAGATTCTAACATTTTATCCGCCAGTGAAAATGTggatttttctttatctgtgaagaaaagagagagcgagactCGTCGTCCACGTAGAAACCAATCTTCATCAGCTCAAACTTTGGATCCAGGATTTAAAAACTCCCTATCCAGGATGAGTGGTCCCTGGGCTAATCCTTTGATCACCAAAGCAGTGGCTCGTGATGCACTGACCCCTCCAGAAACTGAAGACGCAAATGGCAAAAAACAGAAGTGTGAAGTCCATACCGAAAATGATGCTCCAAGTTCTGCTTCAGCTGTCTTGCAGAGTCCAAAAGATAAAACCATGACAAGGGACGATCTAAGCATGGCTATGACTGAAGCTCACACAGGCCACGATATAGGACAAACCTGTACAGATGAGTCACCTCAATGCCTTTCTTCCACACAGGACTTGTCTGTtaattctgatcatttgaataaaacagagATGGCTGCACCACAAAGAAATGGAGCATTGGGATCATCTAGCCCAGAAGGTGTGGAAATCACAACTCATTCATATTCTCTTGACTTAAATGAAACTGATAACGGGAAGAAAGCTGAACCTACAGATCAAAGTTGTTCACCTAGTGCTATtcaccatgatgatgatggcgataCAGTGCCTTCACAGAAGTCTAGGCGAAAGAGTTTTGCTGATCTCCATTCTAAAATAAGGCGTTTGAGCCACATGATAAACACAGTTCCTGAAACCATTGCCATGGAAAGCTGCACAGCATCTTTGCCTCAGCCAGAACACAACCAAGACAAAACTCAATCCCGACCTGTAATGGAGCCTGAACTGGAAATGGGCTCAGCAGACACTGAAGAAGATGCACAAGATCAATGTGTTTTGGAAGAAGAACAACCTTCTACTACTTCCACAACTCCGTTCAACTTGAAGACTAAACAACTCATATCTAGACTGTCAGTGGGAGGCTTTAAGCCAAAACTCCCCCAAAGAAGCAAACCAGATGAGCCAAACAAAGTGAATTCAGTTGGAGAACGTACAAGAACAGTCACTGTCAATGTCACTAATCAACTGAACAACTTTGACGATGATGTGAGCGACATTTACGATGAAGAGCTTGGTAGCATTGAAGATATGTCAGAAATACTGGACACAAAGAGTCCCCGGAGAGCCCAGGAAAAAGTGAGTCCTTCCAAGGAGCTCTACGTGGATGGGCCTTTAGAGGATAATGTATTCGAAGAGGAGTTGATTAGAGATGTCCAAGGCCAAAAGAGACCTTTGCCAGTAGATGAAAATGATACAGAGACTGAGAAGAGAATGAGAGGATCCAGTGAGACTGCCACCTATGAACTG GAAACACAGTCTCATCCTGTTGAGTGTGACAGTAACATTACTACAGCTTCATGCgtaaacacacagaccacagaTGACTCCAGCAGCAGTCACACGGCCACAATCAAATGTGAAGCTACTTTTGAATCAA ctttcagaCAAAGTCTGTTTGAATCCCAGCTCGAAGACTACGCCAGTGATATGCAGAGG AAAGTCGATGATGGCACCATCACAGTGTTGGAGTTCTTTAAGCTCTTCAACATAGATTTTGTCATCCATAATCCTCGGCAGAGTGTCCTCCCTGGGAGA cTTTTGTCAGACTCCGATCGTACATCGATGGATTTATTAAAAGAAAGGCATATCAACCGTCCAAAACAGGTGGTGTATCAGACAGATGTCCTGAACCTTACAGAGAAGGTGGAGGG GTTGAAGGAGCGAATGCGGGATCTAGACAGACCACTGAAACTTGTCAATGGACCTCTGTGGGAAGAAATAAGAAATTCTTCAGAGAAAGAG ctcAAATCTTTTGGTGCAaagctgaaagagagaaacaacttGTTCAGAAAGATGAGCAAAATTCAGTCACATGAAATGAAGGAGGTGCTGTACTCAAATCTTGTGCAGGCAAATCTG gaggagcaacagaggTTGAGAGGAACAATTGACGAAGCAGATGAGATGATAAAAAGTTTGGATGACTGTATTCGTGAATTAGAAACAG TCGCTGCAGTTGAAGAAAAAGGCGTTGACAACAAATTAAGTCTGAAGTCACTTCAGGAAG AAATGCAGAAAGTCACTGAGGCTTTGGTGAATAATGAGCG AGAGATAACCGAACTGGAGATGCAGAAGAAGCAGAATTCAAATAAACGGAACAGGCTGAAAGCTGAGACGATGAACCTTGAGAGGCACATCACTGCGCTGCATTT GGTGAATGAATGGAAGTTTGCAGAGAAGAAAGACCAGTGCACAGTCTACACTTTCCTCCATGAGACCTTCCATCTACAGTTGGTGTTTGAAAAATCAAATG GAAATGAAGCTGATAATCAGTCTGATCGGAAAATATCACACATCACATTCAAACATCAACTtgatg ATGAGAAGTCACAGGGTCATGCCTGCCTTGTTCACAAGCTACTCTCTCAGTACATCGATGGAAAATCTGACTGGGTGGAGAAGTATCCGACAAGCAGACATGTTCCAAAG CTGCTCCACGACGTGGGCCTGGTGGTGGGTCGCTGTCGTCTCCTGGGAGAAGAATTGCGTCTGCTGAACATGTGGGGAGGTCTAAGGCTCGATATTCTTGACCTCAGCTGTGTGGACACCCA AGTGCACATCATCTTCAGCAGTCTCAAGAAACTTTCCAAATTTGAGGTGATCTTCTCTGTCAGTTTGACCGACCACCTCTGCGTCCTTCAAGTGCAGAACTTCAAAAACATGATTGGAGGAACAAC GATCCAACAAATTGAGGAGGTCGTTTCATCGTTCACTCCAGGCAAGAATCAACTGACAAAGATCGTCAAAAAGATTCATCAAGATCTGCTCTGTTGA
- the knl1 gene encoding kinetochore scaffold 1 isoform X4 gives MCESSGFSKRRISSILKAPRKSIIFPDPVQQERVVECAKPVEKRNSRRVSFAPANDVLLFSNDVKNASPVRSPLQDLTPFAAAATQNRVQVVVTEDGIQQITGMETLLNAPLHASQQRDTVNFGLGNDFGEKTVMFSTDDAFMDMTQSHTINIANDADILADISIQNFDILPTSRDKTVMFSADDGSMDMTLSHTMSKASGLVSLPTSRNMDLGAENSKISSSVPCLDAGFEDFLASLFKPNGPSVNPAGTTTTETNSSLAQIKTQQSDVDKENQAPTSVSAVMGKSPNISRKTDELSYGSALCPTDDMDLTEAQTGHIQGFADDDGPFQCHLPMQEAYSQPDSRMSQTAVSKQTHSSGMLASFNPKGITSLTNPSLHASHQRHKVNLATKDDCIEKTIVFTAGNEFMDMTQSHTVNIDSGSLAPPKQNCISGKVDNASALMGRKHETCGLPGSSANCLDQGFKHFISGLSKTSTTSSNPVNARMVPPAAAFAKGTVDTNSLLSQPKTDVGKENRSLNTARSFGELLTAGTICPENDVSMDMTEAQTGRIEGFFSSEDLFQSIPTDMYPTAEMTSEPNNSEAFGSSKHTGVETSLKPSLKTKLQRHQVKFDAEDDYREKTVRFSADDACMDVTQSHTVNIATDLELHSCKNVDLQPDSGEKTVRFTANDAAMDVTQSHTVNIVTDFDPRLHQNLDLVPAYGERTVRFTANDAAMDVTQSHTVNIVTGLEPQSHQNVDLVPVYGEKTVRFTANDAAMDVTQSHTVNIVTDFNPQSHQNVDPVPACGEKTVRFTANDAAMDVTRSHTINISTELDPRSHKNLDFLLPCGEKTLRFTANDAAMDVTQCHTVNIVTDFDPQLHPNRSTLHAREEKTVRFTANDGAMDVTQSHTVNIASNSVSNSVLPHRDSNILSASENVDFSLSVKKRESETRRPRRNQSSSAQTLDPGFKNSLSRMSGPWANPLITKAVARDALTPPETEDANGKKQKCEVHTENDAPSSASAVLQSPKDKTMTRDDLSMAMTEAHTGHDIGQTCTDESPQCLSSTQDLSVNSDHLNKTEMAAPQRNGALGSSSPEGVEITTHSYSLDLNETDNGKKAEPTDQSCSPSAIHHDDDGDTVPSQKSRRKSFADLHSKIRRLSHMINTVPETIAMESCTASLPQPEHNQDKTQSRPVMEPELEMGSADTEEDAQDQCVLEEEQPSTTSTTPFNLKTKQLISRLSVGGFKPKLPQRSKPDEPNKVNSVGERTRTVTVNVTNQLNNFDDDVSDIYDEELGSIEDMSEILDTKSPRRAQEKVSPSKELYVDGPLEDNVFEEELIRDVQGQKRPLPVDENDTETEKRMRGSSETATYELETQSHPVECDSNITTASCVNTQTTDDSSSSHTATIKCEATFESTFRQSLFESQLEDYASDMQRKVDDGTITVLEFFKLFNIDFVIHNPRQSVLPGRLLSDSDRTSMDLLKERHINRPKQVVYQTDVLNLTEKVEGLKERMRDLDRPLKLVNGPLWEEIRNSSEKELKSFGAKLKERNNLFRKMSKIQSHEMKEVLYSNLVQANLEEQQRLRGTIDEADEMIKSLDDCIRELETEVAAVEEKGVDNKLSLKSLQEEMQKVTEALVNNEREITELEMQKKQNSNKRNRLKAETMNLERHITALHLVNEWKFAEKKDQCTVYTFLHETFHLQLVFEKSNGNEADNQSDRKISHITFKHQLDDEKSQGHACLVHKLLSQYIDGKSDWVEKYPTSRHVPKLLHDVGLVVGRCRLLGEELRLLNMWGGLRLDILDLSCVDTQVHIIFSSLKKLSKFEVIFSVSLTDHLCVLQVQNFKNMIGGTTIQQIEEVVSSFTPGKNQLTKIVKKIHQDLLC, from the exons atgtg TGAAAGCAGTGGATTCTCCAAGAGGCGCATTTCTTCA attttaaaagcaCCTCGGAAATCGATCATATTCCCTGACCCAGTACAACAGGAGCGTGTG GTGGAGTGTGCCAAACCAGTGGAAAAGAGGAATTCCAGAAGAGTCAGCTTTGCCCCTGCCAACGATGTTCTCCTGTTCTCAAA CGATGTGAAAAATGCCTCTCCTGTCCGAAGTCCTTTACAGGATTTAACACCGTTCG cagctgcagccacacaaaATAG GGTCCAGGTGGTGGTCACTGAAGATGGGATTCAACAAATTACAG GAATGGAAACCCTCTTGAATGCTCCTCTGCATGCTTCTCAACAAAGGGATACG GTCAACTTTGGTCTTGGGAATGACTTTGGGGAGAAGACAGTGATGTTTTCGACTGATGATGCATTCATGGACATGACCCAAAGTCACACTATAAACATTGCCAATGATGCAGACATACTCGCAGACATTTCCATTcaaaactttgacattttaccCACTAGCAGAGACAAAACAGTGATGTTCTCTGCAGATGATGGATCCATGGATATGACCTTAAGTCATACTATGAGCAAGGCAAGTGGGTTAGTATCACTTCCCACTAGCAGAAACATGGATTTAGgtgcagaaaacagcaaaatatcTTCGTCAGTGCCTTGTTTGGATGCTGGATTTGAAGACTTCCTCGCCAGCCTCTTTAAACCAAATGGCCCAAGTGTTAATCCTGCAGGAACAACCACTACGGAAACAAACAGCTCGCTGGCCCAGATTAAAACGCAACAATCCGATGTGGATAAAGAGAATCAGGCCCcaacatctgtttctgctgtgatgGGGAAGTCACCCAACATATCCAGGAAGACTGATGAATTATCTTATGGAAGTGCCCTCTGTCCAACGGATGACATGGATTTGACTGAAGCGCAGACAGGCCATATTCAGGGATttgctgatgatgatggtcCCTTTCAGTGTCATCTTCCCATGCAAGAAGCGTACTCCCAGCCTGACAGCAGAATGTCACAGACAGCAGTGTCCAAACAAACGCATAGCAGTGGAATGCTGGCATCATTCAACCCTAAAG GTATCACATCCTTGACGAATCCTTCTCTACACGCTTCTCATCAAAGACACAAG GTCAACCTTGCGACAAAAGATGACTGCATAGAGAAAACAATAGTGTTCACTGCAGGTAATGAGTTCATGGACATGACTCAGAGTCACACGGTGAACATTGACAGTGGTTCATTAGCTCCTCCAAAGCAAAATTGCATCAGTGGAAAAGTGGACAATGCTTCAGCGCTGATggggagaaaacatgaaacttgtGGTTTGCCTGGCTCATCAGCAAATTGTTTGGATCAAGGATTTAAACACTTCATTTCAGGTCTCTCCAAAACAAGTACCACCAGTAGTAACCCTGTGAATGCCAGAATggttcctcctgctgcagcattcGCAAAGGGAACTGTCGACACAAACAGCCTCCTGTCACAGCCTAAAACTGATGTTGGTAAAGAAAATCGATCACTGAATACAGCCAGGAGCTTTGGAGAGCTGTTAACTGCGGGTACAATCTGTCCTGAAAATGATGTCAGCATGGATATGACTGAGGCTCAGACAGGCCGGATTGAAGGATTCTTTAGCTCAGAGGATCTTTTTCAGTCTATTCCCACAGACATGTACCCCACAGCAGAGATGACCTCAGAGCCAAATAACAGTGAAGCATTTGGATCATCTAAACATACAG GTGTGGAAACCTCACTGAAGCCATCCTTAAAGACAAAGTTACAAAGACATCAG GTTAAATTTGATGCTGAAGATGactacagagagaaaacagtcagGTTTTCTGCAGATGATGCATGTATGGATGTGACACAAagtcacactgtaaacattgCCACTGATTTAGAACTGCATTCATGCAAAAATGTGGACTTGCAACCTGACTCTGGAGAGAAGACAGTGAGGTTCACTGCAAATGATGCCGCAATGGATGTGACACAAAGTCATACTGTAAACATCGTCACTGATTTTGACCCACGTTTACATCAAAACTTGGACCTTGTGCCTGCTTATGGTGAGAGGACAGTAAGATTTACTGCAAATGATGCTGCAATGGATGTGACACAAagtcacactgtaaacattgtCACTGGTCTTGAACCACAGTCACATCAAAACGTGGACCTTGTGCCTGTTTATGGAGAGAAGACAGTGAGGTTCACAGCAAATGATGCTGCAATGGATGTGACACAAAGTCACACTGTAAACATCGTCACTGATTTCAACCCACAATCACATCAAAATGTGGACCCTGTACCTGCTTGTGGAGAAAAGACAGTGAGATTTACTGCAAATGATGCAGCCATGGATGTGACGAGAAGTCACACAATCAACATTTCCACTGAATTAGATCCAAGGTCACATAAAAATCTGGACTTTCTACTGCCttgtggagaaaaaacattGAGGTTCACTGCTAATGATGCAGCCATGGATGTGACGCAATGTCACACTGTAAATATTGTCACTGACTTCGACCCACAGTTGCATCCCAATCGCAGCACGTTGCATGCTcgtgaagagaaaacagtgagGTTCACTGCAAACGATGGAGCTATGGATGTGACACAAAGTCACACTGTAAATATTGCCAGCAATTCAGTGTCCAATTCAGTTCTTCCACACAGAGATTCTAACATTTTATCCGCCAGTGAAAATGTggatttttctttatctgtgaagaaaagagagagcgagactCGTCGTCCACGTAGAAACCAATCTTCATCAGCTCAAACTTTGGATCCAGGATTTAAAAACTCCCTATCCAGGATGAGTGGTCCCTGGGCTAATCCTTTGATCACCAAAGCAGTGGCTCGTGATGCACTGACCCCTCCAGAAACTGAAGACGCAAATGGCAAAAAACAGAAGTGTGAAGTCCATACCGAAAATGATGCTCCAAGTTCTGCTTCAGCTGTCTTGCAGAGTCCAAAAGATAAAACCATGACAAGGGACGATCTAAGCATGGCTATGACTGAAGCTCACACAGGCCACGATATAGGACAAACCTGTACAGATGAGTCACCTCAATGCCTTTCTTCCACACAGGACTTGTCTGTtaattctgatcatttgaataaaacagagATGGCTGCACCACAAAGAAATGGAGCATTGGGATCATCTAGCCCAGAAGGTGTGGAAATCACAACTCATTCATATTCTCTTGACTTAAATGAAACTGATAACGGGAAGAAAGCTGAACCTACAGATCAAAGTTGTTCACCTAGTGCTATtcaccatgatgatgatggcgataCAGTGCCTTCACAGAAGTCTAGGCGAAAGAGTTTTGCTGATCTCCATTCTAAAATAAGGCGTTTGAGCCACATGATAAACACAGTTCCTGAAACCATTGCCATGGAAAGCTGCACAGCATCTTTGCCTCAGCCAGAACACAACCAAGACAAAACTCAATCCCGACCTGTAATGGAGCCTGAACTGGAAATGGGCTCAGCAGACACTGAAGAAGATGCACAAGATCAATGTGTTTTGGAAGAAGAACAACCTTCTACTACTTCCACAACTCCGTTCAACTTGAAGACTAAACAACTCATATCTAGACTGTCAGTGGGAGGCTTTAAGCCAAAACTCCCCCAAAGAAGCAAACCAGATGAGCCAAACAAAGTGAATTCAGTTGGAGAACGTACAAGAACAGTCACTGTCAATGTCACTAATCAACTGAACAACTTTGACGATGATGTGAGCGACATTTACGATGAAGAGCTTGGTAGCATTGAAGATATGTCAGAAATACTGGACACAAAGAGTCCCCGGAGAGCCCAGGAAAAAGTGAGTCCTTCCAAGGAGCTCTACGTGGATGGGCCTTTAGAGGATAATGTATTCGAAGAGGAGTTGATTAGAGATGTCCAAGGCCAAAAGAGACCTTTGCCAGTAGATGAAAATGATACAGAGACTGAGAAGAGAATGAGAGGATCCAGTGAGACTGCCACCTATGAACTG GAAACACAGTCTCATCCTGTTGAGTGTGACAGTAACATTACTACAGCTTCATGCgtaaacacacagaccacagaTGACTCCAGCAGCAGTCACACGGCCACAATCAAATGTGAAGCTACTTTTGAATCAA ctttcagaCAAAGTCTGTTTGAATCCCAGCTCGAAGACTACGCCAGTGATATGCAGAGG AAAGTCGATGATGGCACCATCACAGTGTTGGAGTTCTTTAAGCTCTTCAACATAGATTTTGTCATCCATAATCCTCGGCAGAGTGTCCTCCCTGGGAGA cTTTTGTCAGACTCCGATCGTACATCGATGGATTTATTAAAAGAAAGGCATATCAACCGTCCAAAACAGGTGGTGTATCAGACAGATGTCCTGAACCTTACAGAGAAGGTGGAGGG GTTGAAGGAGCGAATGCGGGATCTAGACAGACCACTGAAACTTGTCAATGGACCTCTGTGGGAAGAAATAAGAAATTCTTCAGAGAAAGAG ctcAAATCTTTTGGTGCAaagctgaaagagagaaacaacttGTTCAGAAAGATGAGCAAAATTCAGTCACATGAAATGAAGGAGGTGCTGTACTCAAATCTTGTGCAGGCAAATCTG gaggagcaacagaggTTGAGAGGAACAATTGACGAAGCAGATGAGATGATAAAAAGTTTGGATGACTGTATTCGTGAATTAGAAACAG AAGTCGCTGCAGTTGAAGAAAAAGGCGTTGACAACAAATTAAGTCTGAAGTCACTTCAGGAAG AAATGCAGAAAGTCACTGAGGCTTTGGTGAATAATGAGCG AGAGATAACCGAACTGGAGATGCAGAAGAAGCAGAATTCAAATAAACGGAACAGGCTGAAAGCTGAGACGATGAACCTTGAGAGGCACATCACTGCGCTGCATTT GGTGAATGAATGGAAGTTTGCAGAGAAGAAAGACCAGTGCACAGTCTACACTTTCCTCCATGAGACCTTCCATCTACAGTTGGTGTTTGAAAAATCAAATG GAAATGAAGCTGATAATCAGTCTGATCGGAAAATATCACACATCACATTCAAACATCAACTtgatg ATGAGAAGTCACAGGGTCATGCCTGCCTTGTTCACAAGCTACTCTCTCAGTACATCGATGGAAAATCTGACTGGGTGGAGAAGTATCCGACAAGCAGACATGTTCCAAAG CTGCTCCACGACGTGGGCCTGGTGGTGGGTCGCTGTCGTCTCCTGGGAGAAGAATTGCGTCTGCTGAACATGTGGGGAGGTCTAAGGCTCGATATTCTTGACCTCAGCTGTGTGGACACCCA AGTGCACATCATCTTCAGCAGTCTCAAGAAACTTTCCAAATTTGAGGTGATCTTCTCTGTCAGTTTGACCGACCACCTCTGCGTCCTTCAAGTGCAGAACTTCAAAAACATGATTGGAGGAACAAC GATCCAACAAATTGAGGAGGTCGTTTCATCGTTCACTCCAGGCAAGAATCAACTGACAAAGATCGTCAAAAAGATTCATCAAGATCTGCTCTGTTGA